From the genome of Chania multitudinisentens RB-25, one region includes:
- the kdpA gene encoding potassium-transporting ATPase subunit KdpA produces the protein MATSAFLLIASFMLILLLLARPLGGFIARLIEGEPLPVLRHLEAAVWRCCGNHSAEMNGRQYALAILWFNLFGLVLLFILLMAQGSLPLNPQKFAGLSWDLAFNTAVSFVTNTNWQAYSGENTLSYLSQMVGLTVQNFLSAATGIAVAFALIRAFARRSSATIGNAWADLLRITLYVLLPLSLITALFFVSQGSLQNLLPYLHLNTLEGVQQTLPMGPVASQEAIKMLGTNGGGFFGANSAHPFENPTALTNFVQMLAIFLIPCALCFAFGQVTGENRQGHALIWAMTLIFVVAVIVVMYAETAGNPHLSTLGSTSNINMEGKESRFGILDSSLFSVVTTAASNGAVNAMLDSFTPLGGLVPMWLMQIGEVVFGGVGSGLYGMLLFVLLTVFIAGLMIGRTPEYLGKKIDVYDMKMTALAILVTPALVLLGTALAIATEAGRAGILNPGAHGFSEVLYVLSSTANNNGSAFAGLSTNTPFYNLLLAFAMFVGRFGVILPVLAIAGSLCVKKRQPTGNGTLPTYGPLFIGLLIGTILLVGALTFIPALALGPVAEHLQLWLAN, from the coding sequence ATGGCCACTTCAGCCTTCTTATTGATCGCCAGCTTTATGCTGATACTTCTGCTGCTGGCCCGTCCACTGGGCGGCTTTATCGCACGCCTGATCGAAGGCGAACCGCTACCCGTTCTGCGCCATCTGGAAGCCGCCGTTTGGCGCTGCTGTGGTAACCACAGCGCAGAAATGAATGGCCGGCAGTACGCACTGGCTATTCTGTGGTTTAACCTGTTTGGTCTAGTGTTGCTATTTATCCTGCTGATGGCTCAAGGGTCACTGCCGCTTAACCCACAAAAGTTCGCGGGCCTGTCTTGGGATCTGGCATTCAATACCGCCGTCAGTTTTGTCACCAATACCAACTGGCAGGCCTACAGCGGTGAAAACACCCTTAGCTATCTCAGCCAGATGGTTGGGCTGACGGTGCAGAACTTCCTGTCTGCCGCTACCGGTATCGCCGTGGCCTTTGCCCTGATCCGCGCTTTTGCCCGCCGTTCCAGTGCTACCATCGGCAATGCCTGGGCCGACCTGCTGCGTATTACCCTGTATGTGCTGTTACCGCTTTCGCTGATTACCGCACTGTTCTTTGTCAGCCAGGGCAGCCTGCAAAATCTCCTGCCTTACCTGCACCTGAACACGCTGGAAGGCGTACAGCAAACGCTGCCGATGGGGCCGGTTGCTTCGCAAGAAGCGATCAAGATGCTTGGCACCAACGGCGGCGGTTTCTTCGGCGCCAACTCAGCACACCCATTCGAAAACCCAACCGCATTGACCAACTTTGTACAGATGCTGGCGATCTTCCTGATCCCATGCGCACTGTGCTTCGCTTTTGGTCAGGTGACCGGCGAAAACCGTCAGGGCCACGCATTAATTTGGGCGATGACGCTGATTTTCGTAGTTGCGGTCATTGTAGTGATGTACGCCGAGACGGCTGGCAATCCACATCTGAGCACGTTAGGCAGCACCAGTAACATCAATATGGAAGGCAAAGAATCCCGCTTTGGCATTCTCGACAGCAGCTTATTTTCGGTGGTCACCACGGCGGCCTCTAACGGTGCGGTCAACGCCATGCTTGATTCCTTTACCCCTTTGGGCGGCTTGGTGCCAATGTGGTTGATGCAGATAGGTGAAGTGGTGTTCGGCGGCGTCGGTTCCGGTCTGTACGGCATGCTGCTGTTCGTGCTGCTGACGGTGTTTATCGCCGGGCTGATGATTGGCCGCACCCCGGAATACCTGGGTAAGAAAATTGATGTCTATGACATGAAAATGACCGCGTTGGCGATCCTGGTTACCCCTGCCTTGGTGCTGCTGGGAACTGCACTGGCGATTGCTACCGAGGCAGGCCGTGCCGGGATACTCAACCCAGGCGCACATGGTTTCAGTGAAGTGCTGTATGTCCTGTCTTCAACCGCCAACAACAACGGCAGTGCTTTCGCCGGTTTAAGCACGAATACGCCGTTCTACAACCTGCTCTTGGCCTTTGCCATGTTTGTCGGCCGTTTCGGGGTGATCCTGCCGGTATTGGCCATTGCCGGTTCGCTGTGCGTTAAGAAACGTCAACCTACGGGGAACGGTACGCTGCCGACCTACGGGCCGCTGTTTATCGGTTTGCTGATCGGCACCATCCTGCTGGTGGGTGCGTTGACCTTCATTCCTGCGCTGGCTCTGGGCCCGGTGGCCGAGCATTTGCAACTTTGGCTGGCAAACTAA
- the kdpB gene encoding potassium-transporting ATPase subunit KdpB — protein MTRKQRALFEPALLRTALIDAVKKLAPQVQWRNPVMFVVYLGSILTTFIWLAILAGKTGGSAAFTGSISLWLWFTVLFANFAEALAEGRSKAQAASLKGTKKTRWAKKIANPQRDAASEQVSAESLRKGDIVLVEAGDIIPCDGEVLEGGASVDESAITGESAPVIRESGGDFSSVTGGTRVLSDWLVVQCSVNPGETFLDRMIAMVEGAKRRKTPNEVALTILLIALTIVFVLATATLLPYSQYSVAAAGSGSVISITVLVALLVCLIPTTIGGLLSAIGVAGMSRMLGANVIATSGRAVEAAGDVDVLLLDKTGTITLGNRQASAFLPAPGVNEQELADAAQLSSLADETPEGRSIVVLAKQRFNLRERDLQSLDASFVPFSAQTRMSGVNIQGRMIRKGAEDAIRRYVESNNGYFPRAVDELVEHVAHTGGTPLVVAEGPRVLGVVALKDIVKGGIKERFAELRRMGIKTVMITGDNRLTAAAIAAEAGVDDFLSEATPEAKLALIRQYQAEGRLVAMTGDGTNDAPALAQADVAVAMNSGTQAAKEAGNMVDLDSNPTKLIEVVHIGKQMLMTRGSLTTFSIANDVAKYFAIIPAAFAATYPQLNALNIMQLHSPSSAIMSAVIFNALIIVFLIPLALRGVSYRAMSAAALLRRNLWLYGLGGLLVPFVGIKLIDLLLTALSIVG, from the coding sequence ATGACTCGTAAACAACGTGCGCTGTTTGAACCGGCCCTGCTCCGTACCGCGCTGATTGATGCAGTGAAAAAGCTGGCTCCGCAAGTGCAATGGCGCAACCCGGTAATGTTTGTGGTGTATCTCGGCAGTATTCTGACAACCTTCATCTGGTTGGCGATCCTGGCAGGCAAAACCGGCGGTAGTGCAGCTTTCACCGGCAGTATCTCACTGTGGCTCTGGTTCACCGTGCTGTTCGCCAACTTTGCCGAAGCCTTGGCCGAAGGGCGCAGTAAAGCTCAGGCCGCCAGCCTGAAGGGCACCAAGAAAACCCGTTGGGCAAAAAAAATCGCCAACCCGCAACGTGATGCAGCCAGTGAGCAAGTCTCGGCCGAAAGCCTGCGCAAAGGGGATATCGTGCTGGTAGAGGCCGGTGACATTATTCCCTGCGATGGTGAAGTGCTGGAAGGCGGAGCCTCGGTGGATGAAAGCGCCATCACTGGCGAATCCGCACCGGTGATCCGCGAATCCGGCGGGGACTTTTCCTCGGTCACCGGTGGGACACGCGTGCTGTCTGACTGGCTGGTGGTGCAATGCAGCGTCAACCCTGGTGAAACCTTCCTTGACCGCATGATCGCCATGGTGGAAGGGGCCAAACGCCGTAAAACGCCGAATGAGGTGGCGCTGACCATTCTGTTGATTGCTTTGACCATCGTTTTTGTGCTGGCAACGGCAACGCTGCTGCCTTACTCACAATACAGCGTGGCCGCCGCAGGCAGCGGCAGCGTCATCTCCATCACCGTTCTGGTGGCCTTGCTGGTTTGCCTGATCCCGACCACCATTGGCGGGCTGCTTTCCGCTATCGGCGTGGCCGGGATGAGCCGGATGCTGGGGGCCAACGTGATTGCCACCAGCGGCCGGGCGGTGGAGGCTGCCGGTGACGTTGATGTGTTGCTACTGGATAAAACCGGCACCATCACTCTGGGCAACCGTCAGGCTTCTGCATTTCTGCCTGCACCGGGCGTCAACGAGCAGGAGCTGGCCGATGCCGCACAGCTTTCCTCACTGGCCGACGAAACGCCGGAAGGGCGCAGCATCGTGGTGCTGGCGAAACAGCGCTTCAACCTGCGTGAGCGTGATTTGCAATCACTTGATGCCAGTTTCGTCCCCTTTTCTGCGCAAACCCGCATGAGCGGCGTCAATATTCAGGGGCGGATGATCCGTAAAGGAGCAGAGGACGCTATTCGCCGTTATGTGGAATCGAATAACGGCTACTTCCCACGCGCCGTTGACGAACTGGTTGAACACGTGGCGCACACCGGGGGGACGCCCTTGGTAGTCGCCGAAGGGCCACGCGTGCTGGGCGTAGTGGCGCTGAAAGATATCGTTAAAGGCGGCATCAAAGAGCGGTTTGCCGAGCTGCGCAGGATGGGGATCAAAACGGTGATGATCACCGGGGATAACCGCCTGACCGCCGCCGCCATCGCGGCCGAAGCCGGGGTGGACGATTTTCTGTCAGAAGCCACGCCGGAAGCCAAACTGGCGCTGATCCGCCAATATCAGGCCGAAGGCCGCCTGGTCGCCATGACCGGTGACGGCACTAATGATGCTCCGGCGCTGGCGCAGGCGGACGTAGCGGTCGCCATGAACTCTGGCACCCAGGCGGCCAAAGAAGCGGGCAACATGGTCGATTTGGACTCTAACCCGACCAAGCTGATCGAAGTGGTGCATATCGGCAAGCAGATGCTGATGACGCGCGGTTCGCTGACCACCTTCAGTATCGCTAACGATGTAGCAAAATACTTTGCCATTATCCCGGCGGCATTTGCGGCCACTTATCCGCAGTTGAATGCGCTCAATATCATGCAGTTGCATTCGCCCTCGTCCGCCATTATGTCGGCAGTGATCTTCAACGCGCTGATCATTGTCTTCCTGATCCCGCTGGCGCTGCGTGGGGTGAGCTATCGAGCAATGAGCGCGGCGGCACTGCTGCGGCGCAACCTGTGGCTGTATGGTTTGGGTGGCTTACTGGTGCCGTTCGTGGGGATCAAACTGATCGATCTGCTGTTAACCGCGCTGTCTATTGTCGGTTGA
- a CDS encoding K(+)-transporting ATPase subunit F — protein sequence MSFSVIGGALLVLLLLGYLLYALFNAEDF from the coding sequence GTGAGTTTCAGCGTCATTGGTGGTGCGCTGTTGGTTCTGCTGCTGTTGGGCTATCTGCTTTATGCCCTGTTTAATGCGGAGGATTTCTGA
- a CDS encoding YbgA family protein — MSDKIPVGISACLLGGAVRFDGGHKRLEFAVEQLAPYVHFEPICPEMAIGLPTPRPALRLIKTPQQIVLRHSNDNTVDVTTQMQQFSEQRVAALQHLCGYIVCAKSPSCGMERVKVYSETGEGARKSGVGLFTAELLRQMPWLPVEEDGRLNDAVLRENFVERVYALYELNMLWRNGLTRGGLIAFHSRYKLSLLAHSQPEYRELGRFVAGIEHWDSLEAFVVAYRSRLMSLLKHKATRRNHTNVLMHVQGYFRRQLSSAQRQELAQLIDHYRQGMQPLLAPITLLKHYMAEYPDNYLAQQRYFEPYPEALRLRYGH, encoded by the coding sequence GTGAGTGATAAAATTCCGGTAGGGATCAGTGCTTGCCTGTTGGGCGGGGCGGTGCGTTTTGATGGGGGCCATAAACGGCTGGAGTTTGCCGTTGAGCAACTGGCTCCTTATGTACACTTCGAGCCTATCTGCCCGGAAATGGCGATTGGTTTGCCAACGCCGCGGCCTGCGTTACGGCTGATAAAAACACCGCAACAAATTGTGCTGCGTCACAGCAACGATAACACGGTGGATGTTACCACTCAGATGCAGCAGTTCTCGGAACAACGCGTGGCGGCGTTGCAGCATTTATGTGGTTACATCGTCTGTGCGAAATCACCCAGCTGCGGTATGGAGCGGGTTAAGGTGTATAGCGAAACGGGAGAAGGCGCGCGTAAAAGCGGAGTTGGGCTATTTACTGCGGAGCTGCTGCGTCAGATGCCGTGGTTGCCGGTAGAAGAGGATGGTCGCCTGAATGATGCGGTGCTGCGGGAGAACTTTGTTGAGCGGGTGTATGCGCTTTATGAACTCAATATGCTGTGGCGTAACGGGTTGACACGGGGCGGGCTGATCGCTTTCCACAGCCGTTATAAACTTTCGTTGTTGGCACATTCACAGCCCGAATACCGTGAACTCGGCCGCTTTGTGGCGGGGATTGAACACTGGGATTCATTGGAAGCGTTTGTCGTCGCCTATCGCAGCCGCCTGATGAGCTTGTTGAAGCATAAAGCGACCCGTCGTAATCACACCAACGTACTGATGCATGTGCAGGGTTATTTTCGTCGCCAGCTCAGTTCCGCGCAGCGCCAGGAATTGGCACAACTGATTGACCACTATCGCCAAGGGATGCAGCCGCTATTGGCACCGATCACATTGTTAAAGCATTATATGGCTGAATATCCTGATAATTATTTAGCGCAACAGCGCTATTTCGAACCCTATCCGGAAGCGCTAAGGCTGCGTTACGGTCATTAA
- a CDS encoding YbfA family protein, which produces MSNYHAYPLHRIFLRRSAVLLIGLVALPVMLFRDDRARFYSYLHRVWSKTSNKPVWLQQAEAASGDFY; this is translated from the coding sequence ATGTCTAATTATCACGCCTATCCATTGCATCGGATTTTCCTGCGCCGCAGCGCAGTGCTTCTGATTGGCCTGGTGGCTTTACCCGTCATGTTATTCCGCGATGATCGCGCACGTTTTTACAGCTACCTGCACCGTGTCTGGTCAAAAACCAGTAATAAACCGGTCTGGTTACAGCAGGCAGAAGCGGCGTCTGGTGATTTTTATTGA
- a CDS encoding PadR family transcriptional regulator translates to MFHRFGRHCSHDRHEHHEEGRCHYRRGGRHHFGGHEGEEQGRGGRGRGRHRLFEHGDLRLVLLALVDRKPSHGYELIKAIEEASSGLYVPSPGVIYPTLTLLEEQDFLEPATTGNGRKSYQITALGKSELQKHQAAVEVIFARLAGAERSKRHKGNLAEGISEVMHRLRYLLRGNMMRADLTQEQVKRINQVLLDAVAAIEAEVAQPQEKA, encoded by the coding sequence ATGTTTCATCGATTTGGCCGGCATTGCTCACACGATCGCCATGAGCACCATGAAGAAGGGCGTTGCCATTACCGCCGTGGTGGTCGCCACCACTTTGGCGGGCATGAAGGCGAAGAACAGGGGCGCGGCGGGCGTGGCCGTGGTCGTCACCGCCTGTTTGAACATGGCGATCTGCGCCTGGTGCTGTTGGCGCTGGTGGATCGCAAACCCAGCCACGGTTATGAACTGATCAAGGCGATTGAAGAAGCCTCGTCAGGCCTGTATGTCCCTAGCCCTGGCGTCATTTACCCAACATTAACGCTGCTGGAAGAACAGGATTTTCTGGAGCCAGCCACTACCGGCAATGGCCGGAAAAGCTACCAGATCACTGCCCTTGGCAAGAGCGAATTGCAAAAGCATCAGGCCGCCGTTGAGGTGATTTTTGCCCGTTTGGCTGGCGCGGAGCGGAGTAAGCGGCATAAAGGTAATCTGGCAGAAGGCATTTCAGAGGTGATGCACCGCCTGCGCTACCTGCTGCGTGGCAATATGATGCGTGCCGATCTGACTCAGGAACAGGTTAAGCGTATCAACCAGGTACTGCTCGATGCGGTGGCAGCAATTGAAGCCGAAGTAGCCCAACCGCAGGAGAAAGCGTGA
- the kdpD gene encoding two-component system sensor histidine kinase KdpD — MVDDERPNPDSLLALANEKPRGKLKVFFGACAGVGKTYAMLQEAQRQRAQGLDVLVGVVETHGRGETAALLAGLTVLPQKRIQHRGRLLHEFDLDAALARHPALILMDELAHSNASGSRHPKRWQDVEELLDAGIDVLTTVNVQHLESLNDVVGGVTGVRVRETVPDHVFDEATEVVLVDLPPDDLRQRLNEGKVYLPGQAERAIEHFFRKGNLIALRELALRRTADRVDDQMRAFRDSQGREKVWHTRDSILLCVGHGSGNEKLVRIAARLAARLGCHWHAVYVETPKLHRLPEHQRRAILRALRLAQELGAETATLADPFEEQAVLRYAREHNLGKIIIGRRSEQRWKIRGSFADRLGHLGPDLDLVIVALENDTPLPLSKEHDSRTFTEKWRFQLRGYAVAVALCAMITLLSQWLLPGFDSANLVMVYLLGVAIVALFFGRWPSVLAAVINVASFDLFFVQPEWSFAVSDMQYLLTFAVMLTVGITIGNLTAGVRYQARVARYREQRARHLYEMSHGLSQALNHDDIAKTSRHFLSSSFQAKTALLLPQEDGSLRQMAGEDGGLLSVDEAIARWSYSKGTPAGAGTDTLPGVPYQLLPLSTPKQTFGLLAIEPSNLRQLMVPEQQRLLQTFAVLIASALERLHLAHSAEKAKLDAEREQLRNSLLAALSHDLRTPLTVLFGQAEILTLDLAAEGSSHAPQASQIRQQVLSTTRLVNNLLDMARIQSGGFHLRKEWQSLEEIVGASLHMLEPLLVQHQIKVELPSEMVLINCDGNLLERVFTNLLENANKYAGTEAIIGIRARAVPEWLEVEIWDNGPGIPTEQLQLIFDKFSRGNKESAIPGVGLGLAICRAIIEVHGGRIWAENGAHGGASFRFMLPLETPPALEGEGFDL; from the coding sequence ATGGTGGATGACGAACGCCCCAATCCCGACAGCCTGCTGGCGTTAGCCAATGAAAAACCACGCGGTAAGCTGAAAGTCTTTTTCGGCGCCTGTGCCGGGGTGGGTAAAACCTATGCGATGCTGCAAGAAGCCCAGCGCCAGCGGGCTCAGGGGCTTGATGTGCTGGTCGGGGTAGTGGAAACCCATGGGCGCGGCGAAACCGCCGCGTTGCTGGCAGGGTTAACGGTGCTGCCGCAAAAACGTATCCAGCACCGTGGCCGCTTATTGCATGAGTTTGATCTTGACGCGGCGCTGGCGCGCCACCCAGCCCTGATCCTGATGGACGAACTGGCACACAGCAACGCCTCCGGTTCGCGCCATCCCAAACGCTGGCAGGATGTGGAAGAACTGCTGGATGCCGGTATTGACGTGCTGACGACCGTTAACGTGCAGCATCTGGAGAGCCTTAATGACGTCGTTGGCGGCGTAACCGGCGTGCGGGTGCGGGAAACGGTGCCCGATCACGTCTTTGATGAAGCCACCGAAGTAGTGCTGGTCGATTTACCGCCGGACGATTTGCGCCAGCGGCTGAATGAGGGCAAAGTTTATCTTCCCGGCCAGGCAGAACGAGCTATTGAACACTTCTTCCGCAAAGGCAACCTGATCGCCCTGCGCGAATTGGCGCTGCGCCGCACCGCCGATCGTGTCGATGATCAGATGCGCGCCTTCCGCGACAGCCAGGGGCGTGAAAAAGTCTGGCATACCCGTGACAGTATTCTGCTGTGTGTCGGCCACGGCAGCGGTAATGAAAAACTGGTGCGCATCGCCGCACGCCTGGCGGCCCGGCTGGGCTGCCATTGGCATGCCGTCTATGTGGAAACGCCCAAACTGCACCGCCTGCCGGAACATCAGCGGCGGGCCATTCTGCGTGCGTTACGGCTGGCGCAAGAGCTCGGCGCAGAAACCGCGACCCTCGCCGATCCTTTTGAAGAACAGGCCGTACTGCGCTATGCCCGCGAACATAATCTGGGCAAGATTATTATTGGCCGCCGAAGCGAACAGCGCTGGAAAATACGCGGCAGCTTTGCCGATCGCCTTGGCCATCTCGGCCCCGACCTCGATCTGGTGATCGTCGCGTTGGAAAACGATACCCCTTTGCCGCTCAGCAAGGAGCACGATAGCCGTACTTTTACCGAAAAGTGGCGTTTCCAACTGCGCGGCTACGCCGTGGCCGTGGCGCTTTGCGCCATGATCACTCTGCTTTCTCAATGGCTATTGCCCGGCTTTGACTCGGCCAACCTGGTGATGGTTTATCTGCTGGGCGTCGCCATCGTCGCCCTGTTCTTCGGCCGCTGGCCGTCGGTGCTGGCAGCGGTGATTAACGTCGCCAGCTTCGATCTGTTCTTCGTACAACCGGAATGGTCGTTTGCCGTCAGCGATATGCAATATCTGCTGACATTCGCCGTTATGCTGACCGTCGGTATCACCATCGGTAACCTGACCGCCGGAGTGCGCTATCAGGCACGGGTGGCCCGCTACCGGGAACAGCGGGCGCGGCATTTGTATGAGATGTCCCACGGCCTCAGCCAGGCTCTGAATCATGACGATATCGCCAAAACCAGCCGCCATTTTCTTTCCAGCAGTTTCCAGGCCAAAACCGCCCTGCTGCTGCCGCAGGAGGACGGTTCTTTGCGGCAAATGGCAGGAGAAGATGGTGGCCTGCTGTCGGTGGATGAAGCGATTGCCCGCTGGAGTTATAGCAAAGGAACGCCCGCTGGCGCGGGTACGGATACTCTACCGGGCGTTCCCTATCAGTTATTGCCCCTCAGCACCCCGAAACAGACTTTCGGTCTGCTGGCGATCGAACCCAGTAACCTGCGCCAGCTGATGGTGCCAGAGCAACAACGCTTGCTGCAAACCTTTGCCGTGCTGATCGCCAGTGCCCTGGAACGTTTACATCTGGCCCACAGTGCCGAAAAAGCCAAGCTGGATGCCGAGCGTGAACAATTGCGCAACTCATTGCTCGCTGCGCTCTCGCACGATCTGCGCACGCCGCTCACCGTGCTGTTCGGCCAGGCGGAAATCCTGACGCTGGATTTGGCCGCCGAAGGCTCCAGCCATGCGCCGCAGGCCAGCCAGATCCGCCAGCAGGTGTTGAGCACCACTCGGCTGGTAAACAATTTATTGGATATGGCCCGCATTCAGTCCGGTGGTTTTCATCTGCGTAAAGAGTGGCAGTCGCTGGAGGAAATCGTCGGTGCATCGCTGCATATGCTGGAACCTCTACTGGTTCAGCACCAAATTAAGGTTGAGCTGCCGTCGGAGATGGTGCTCATTAACTGTGACGGCAATCTGCTGGAACGGGTATTCACCAACCTGTTAGAAAATGCCAATAAATATGCCGGAACAGAGGCAATTATCGGCATACGCGCTCGTGCTGTGCCAGAATGGCTGGAAGTGGAAATCTGGGATAACGGCCCTGGTATCCCCACCGAGCAGTTGCAGCTTATCTTTGATAAGTTTTCCCGTGGCAATAAAGAATCTGCCATTCCCGGCGTGGGCTTGGGGTTAGCTATCTGCCGTGCCATCATTGAAGTACACGGCGGCCGCATCTGGGCAGAAAACGGCGCGCATGGCGGTGCCAGTTTCCGTTTTATGCTACCGTTGGAAACCCCGCCAGCGCTGGAAGGTGAAGGCTTTGATCTATAG
- a CDS encoding DUF3861 domain-containing protein, with amino-acid sequence MPGHRFRITVKALTDRQGETVDKPELVFEVENHDDILAIVERIQKRADLNFAAEQSAAFAVGLKLFSEVMMENRKHPLFAPLRESFKEFMIGLKKGPETAP; translated from the coding sequence ATGCCGGGCCATCGTTTTCGTATCACCGTCAAAGCATTAACCGATCGCCAAGGTGAAACGGTGGATAAACCCGAACTGGTGTTTGAGGTAGAAAATCACGACGATATTCTGGCGATTGTCGAACGTATTCAGAAGCGGGCGGATCTGAACTTTGCTGCTGAACAGAGCGCGGCCTTTGCCGTCGGGCTCAAGCTGTTTTCCGAGGTAATGATGGAAAACCGCAAACACCCGCTGTTTGCGCCACTGCGCGAGTCATTCAAAGAGTTCATGATCGGGCTGAAGAAAGGGCCGGAAACGGCCCCTTAG
- the kdpC gene encoding potassium-transporting ATPase subunit KdpC yields MSYLRPSLVMLLLLTLITGIAYPLLTTGLSQLLFSHTANGSLLYRGDKAVGSALIGQNFSKAGYFWGRPSATADSAYNAMASGGSNLATTNPVLDTTITERVKQLHQANPAMHGAIPVDLLTASGSGLDPQISVAAAQYQLARVASARQLPTEQVAKLIEQNTEHATPNFIGEPVVNVLKLNLALDALQ; encoded by the coding sequence ATGTCTTATTTACGCCCTTCGCTGGTGATGCTGCTCCTGCTGACGCTGATCACCGGGATCGCCTATCCGCTGCTGACCACCGGGCTGTCGCAACTGCTGTTCAGCCACACCGCCAACGGTTCGCTATTATATCGAGGCGATAAAGCGGTCGGTTCAGCCTTGATCGGCCAAAATTTCTCTAAAGCGGGCTATTTCTGGGGGCGCCCTTCTGCCACCGCCGATTCGGCCTATAATGCCATGGCATCCGGTGGCAGCAACCTGGCCACCACCAACCCGGTGCTGGATACAACCATCACCGAGCGGGTGAAACAGCTGCACCAGGCAAACCCGGCCATGCATGGGGCCATTCCGGTCGATCTGCTGACCGCTTCCGGCAGTGGGCTGGACCCGCAGATCTCTGTAGCAGCCGCGCAGTATCAGCTGGCGCGGGTAGCTAGTGCCCGTCAGTTGCCAACGGAACAGGTCGCCAAACTGATTGAGCAGAACACCGAACATGCCACCCCTAACTTTATCGGGGAACCGGTGGTTAACGTGTTGAAGCTGAACCTGGCACTGGATGCGCTGCAATAA
- the kdpE gene encoding two-component system response regulator KdpE, protein MTTTPTHILIVEDEKEIRRFVRTALESKGLRVFESETLQRGLIEAGTRKPDLIILDLGLPDGDGLDYIRDLRQWSAIPVIVLSARHAEEDKIAALDAGADDYLSKPFGIGELLARVRVALRRHSHSQQESPLVTFSAITVDLINRRVLRNDEDLHLTPIEFRLLAELLANSGKVITQRQLLNRVWGPNYVEHSHYLRIYMGHLRQKLEADPARPKHLLTETGVGYRFMP, encoded by the coding sequence GTGACAACAACGCCAACCCATATTCTGATTGTTGAAGATGAGAAAGAGATCCGGCGCTTCGTGCGCACCGCGTTGGAGAGCAAAGGTTTGCGGGTATTTGAAAGCGAAACCCTCCAGCGTGGGCTGATTGAAGCTGGCACGCGCAAACCAGATTTGATCATCCTCGATTTAGGGTTGCCAGACGGTGACGGGCTGGACTATATCCGCGATCTGCGCCAGTGGAGCGCCATTCCGGTGATCGTACTTTCTGCCCGCCATGCCGAAGAAGACAAGATTGCCGCGCTGGACGCCGGTGCCGATGATTATCTCAGTAAACCCTTTGGTATCGGTGAATTGTTGGCACGCGTGCGGGTGGCATTACGCCGCCACTCACACAGCCAGCAAGAAAGCCCGTTGGTCACTTTCTCGGCCATTACCGTTGACCTGATCAACCGCCGCGTTTTACGTAACGATGAAGATCTGCATTTGACTCCCATCGAATTCCGTTTGCTGGCCGAATTGCTGGCTAATTCCGGCAAAGTGATCACCCAACGCCAGTTGCTGAACCGCGTTTGGGGGCCAAATTACGTTGAGCACAGCCATTATCTGCGTATTTATATGGGCCATCTGCGGCAAAAACTGGAAGCCGATCCGGCGCGGCCCAAACATTTACTGACTGAAACCGGCGTCGGTTATCGGTTTATGCCCTGA